A single Streptomyces sannanensis DNA region contains:
- a CDS encoding Rne/Rng family ribonuclease, translating to MLEPNEPGVAGGNEEHSTPSDTLPPRRRRRAASRPAGSPAAPEVETVELMTPAIPAAEGANAVEEVAEAAAPARPRRRATRKATAPAGAPQAVEAAEPAAVAAASGAAEEPEAAAPARPRRRATRKATAPADAPQAVEAGEETPAGEAAVEPARRTRRRATRTVTAPQAEAVEPAAAAAVAAGGAEAPVAETEEPVRRTRRRATRGVTATGAAEKAVEAPAAEAAEAVEPVAAPEAAAPARTRRRATRRATAPAGAPTGAEVVVEAVEAPAVEAEPVEEAPARLTRRRATRGVTAPEAVVEAEEAAEAEKTVEAAVVEETPEPARRTRRRATRGVTAPQAVEAEEAVTIGDGLPEAVVAEPAEEVPRGRARRRVTAAASRPQFRGEPTATEGVAEEAEAPAGTRRRAVRPAVAVFQAPVFTEPVFQTPETAAAAAVAAAAEAEEAEEEEAVEEEAVVEPQAGARRRRRRRGEAPTAEIAQAVERAFKEAVEEAAEELAEEEQAEEEAEEYEDRPSRRRRRGGRRRRRGEAAEAEEAEEAEGVEAEEPLEEAEEDHVEEGAEEAVEAEADTAGSRRRRRRRRRSGEAVEAEATDEDGVRTVVKVREPRPKPEPSDEVQSIKGSTRLEAKKQRRREGREQGRRRVPIITEAEFLARREAVERVMVVRQNGDRTQIGVLEDNVLVEHYVNKEQSTSYVGNVYLGKVQNVLPSMEAAFVDIGKGRNAVLYAGEVNFEALGMANGPRRIESALKSGQSVLVQVTKDPIGHKGARLTSQVSLPGRYLVYVPEGSMTGISRKLPDTERARLKTILKKIVPEDAGVIVRTAAEGASEDELRRDVERLQAQWEDIQKKAKNGNAPTLLYGEPDMTVRVVRDIFNEDFSKVIVSGDDAWETIHGYVSHVAPDLSDRLSRWTSEVDVFATYRIDEQLMKALDRKVWLPSGGSLVIDKTEAMVVVDVNTGKFTGQGGNLEETVTRNNLEAAEEIVRQLRLRDLGGIVVIDFIDMVLESNRDLVLRRLLECLGRDRTKHQVAEVTSLGLVQMTRKRVGQGLLESFSETCVHCNGRGVIVHMEQPAMAGGGGAKRARKRGRGMHEHEAPAEVEAPVEAELEAPVETEAEVAAEAVAPVALPAPAFEPDEELYSSVAEAEAAVRGRGRRRATRKGSAPARPQPAVAEVTPSVIEVEAAPAVVAPEVAPEPEAAPTGRVRRRATRRVSAPVGAPVETESVTAEPVTEVAEPVSAPVAVEPEPVVEAGPPVFGRRRAARRASAPAGAPAGTAAVEQVTPAVPAVEAEPEPGATSAVEPVAEVAEAPAPQARRRVTRKVTAPAGAPADAAEGVVVVVPTGPVAEAEAEAEVTAPAVKKAARKTAKKATAKKAAVKKTAAKKTAAKKTTAKKASKKTAAAEQTLPSVSASAED from the coding sequence ATGCTTGAGCCGAACGAACCCGGCGTTGCCGGGGGGAACGAAGAACACAGCACGCCCAGCGACACCCTGCCGCCGCGCCGTAGGCGCCGTGCGGCCTCTCGGCCTGCCGGTTCGCCGGCCGCCCCGGAGGTGGAGACGGTGGAACTGATGACGCCGGCCATACCGGCCGCGGAGGGTGCCAACGCGGTCGAGGAGGTTGCGGAGGCGGCCGCTCCGGCCCGTCCGCGTCGTCGTGCGACGCGTAAGGCGACCGCGCCGGCGGGTGCGCCGCAGGCCGTGGAGGCCGCTGAGCCGGCCGCTGTGGCCGCGGCGTCAGGTGCTGCCGAGGAGCCCGAGGCGGCCGCTCCGGCCCGTCCGCGTCGTCGTGCGACGCGTAAGGCGACCGCGCCCGCCGATGCGCCGCAGGCCGTGGAGGCCGGCGAGGAGACGCCGGCCGGGGAAGCGGCGGTCGAGCCCGCTCGCCGCACGCGTCGTCGTGCCACCCGTACGGTGACCGCGCCGCAGGCCGAGGCCGTAGAGCCGGCCGCCGCAGCCGCGGTCGCCGCCGGCGGTGCCGAGGCTCCTGTGGCGGAGACCGAGGAGCCGGTGCGCCGCACCCGTCGCCGTGCGACGCGCGGTGTCACCGCGACCGGGGCCGCGGAGAAGGCTGTGGAGGCTCCTGCGGCGGAAGCCGCCGAGGCTGTCGAGCCGGTTGCCGCGCCGGAGGCTGCCGCTCCGGCCCGTACCCGCCGCCGTGCCACCCGCAGGGCGACCGCGCCGGCGGGTGCGCCGACGGGTGCCGAGGTGGTTGTCGAGGCCGTCGAGGCCCCGGCCGTGGAGGCCGAGCCCGTCGAGGAGGCCCCGGCACGCCTTACCCGTCGTCGTGCCACCCGTGGCGTGACCGCGCCGGAAGCCGTCGTCGAGGCGGAAGAGGCCGCGGAGGCCGAGAAGACCGTCGAGGCGGCCGTGGTCGAGGAGACCCCCGAGCCCGCTCGGCGTACACGCCGCCGTGCCACCCGGGGCGTGACCGCGCCGCAGGCCGTCGAGGCCGAGGAGGCCGTCACCATCGGCGACGGTCTGCCCGAGGCCGTCGTGGCCGAGCCGGCCGAGGAGGTCCCGCGGGGCCGTGCCCGTCGCCGGGTGACCGCTGCCGCGAGCAGGCCGCAGTTCAGGGGTGAGCCGACCGCGACCGAGGGCGTGGCCGAGGAGGCCGAGGCTCCGGCCGGTACGCGCCGTCGTGCGGTGCGCCCCGCCGTCGCCGTATTCCAGGCGCCCGTCTTCACCGAGCCGGTGTTCCAGACCCCGGAGACCGCCGCTGCCGCCGCTGTGGCTGCCGCCGCCGAGGCGGAGGAGGCCGAGGAAGAGGAGGCGGTGGAGGAAGAGGCCGTCGTCGAGCCGCAGGCCGGTGCGCGCCGTCGCCGCCGTCGCCGCGGCGAGGCGCCCACCGCCGAGATCGCGCAGGCGGTCGAGAGGGCCTTCAAGGAGGCCGTCGAAGAGGCCGCCGAGGAGCTCGCCGAGGAGGAGCAGGCCGAGGAGGAGGCGGAGGAGTACGAGGACCGCCCCTCGCGCCGCCGTCGCCGTGGTGGCCGTCGCCGTCGCCGGGGCGAGGCCGCCGAGGCGGAGGAAGCCGAGGAGGCAGAGGGCGTCGAGGCCGAGGAGCCCCTGGAGGAGGCCGAGGAGGACCACGTCGAGGAGGGCGCCGAGGAGGCCGTCGAGGCCGAGGCCGACACGGCCGGCAGCCGTCGCCGTCGTCGCCGTCGTCGTCGCAGCGGAGAGGCCGTCGAGGCCGAGGCGACCGACGAGGACGGTGTCCGTACGGTCGTCAAGGTCCGGGAGCCGCGCCCGAAGCCGGAGCCGTCCGACGAGGTGCAGTCCATCAAGGGCTCGACCCGTCTCGAGGCGAAGAAGCAGCGCCGCCGTGAGGGCCGGGAGCAGGGCCGTCGCCGTGTTCCGATCATCACCGAGGCGGAGTTCCTGGCGCGCCGTGAGGCCGTCGAGCGGGTGATGGTCGTCCGCCAGAACGGCGACCGCACCCAGATCGGTGTCCTCGAGGACAACGTGCTCGTCGAGCACTACGTCAACAAGGAGCAGTCGACGTCGTACGTCGGCAACGTGTACCTCGGCAAGGTGCAGAACGTGCTGCCCTCGATGGAGGCCGCGTTCGTCGACATCGGCAAGGGCCGCAATGCCGTCCTGTACGCCGGTGAGGTCAACTTCGAGGCGCTGGGCATGGCCAACGGCCCGCGTCGTATCGAGTCCGCACTGAAGTCCGGCCAGTCCGTCCTCGTCCAGGTGACGAAGGACCCGATCGGCCACAAGGGCGCTCGCCTCACCAGCCAGGTCTCGCTGCCCGGCCGTTACCTGGTGTACGTGCCCGAGGGCTCGATGACCGGCATCAGCCGCAAGCTGCCCGACACCGAGCGCGCGCGTCTGAAGACCATCCTCAAGAAGATCGTCCCCGAGGACGCGGGCGTCATCGTGCGCACCGCCGCGGAGGGCGCCAGCGAGGACGAGCTGCGCCGCGATGTCGAGCGTCTGCAGGCGCAGTGGGAGGACATCCAGAAGAAGGCGAAGAACGGCAACGCTCCGACCCTTCTCTACGGCGAGCCGGACATGACCGTCCGGGTCGTCCGCGACATCTTCAACGAGGACTTCTCGAAGGTCATCGTCAGCGGTGACGACGCGTGGGAGACGATCCACGGGTACGTCTCGCATGTCGCCCCGGATCTGTCGGACCGGCTGTCGAGGTGGACCTCCGAGGTCGACGTCTTCGCGACGTACCGCATCGACGAGCAGCTGATGAAGGCGCTGGACCGCAAGGTCTGGCTGCCGAGCGGCGGCTCGCTGGTGATCGACAAGACCGAGGCGATGGTCGTCGTCGATGTCAACACCGGCAAGTTCACCGGTCAGGGCGGCAATCTCGAGGAGACCGTCACCAGGAACAACCTGGAGGCCGCCGAAGAGATCGTGCGCCAGCTGCGGCTGCGTGACCTGGGCGGCATCGTTGTCATCGACTTCATCGACATGGTGCTGGAGTCCAACCGCGACCTGGTGCTGCGACGGCTGCTGGAGTGCCTGGGCCGGGACCGCACCAAGCACCAGGTGGCCGAGGTCACCTCGCTGGGTCTGGTGCAGATGACCCGCAAGCGGGTCGGCCAGGGTCTGCTGGAGTCGTTCTCGGAGACCTGTGTCCACTGCAACGGCCGCGGTGTGATCGTGCACATGGAGCAGCCGGCCATGGCTGGTGGCGGCGGCGCCAAGCGTGCCAGGAAGCGCGGCCGTGGCATGCACGAGCACGAGGCGCCGGCCGAGGTCGAGGCCCCGGTGGAGGCCGAGCTCGAGGCTCCGGTGGAGACGGAGGCCGAGGTCGCGGCGGAGGCCGTTGCTCCGGTGGCTCTGCCAGCGCCCGCCTTCGAGCCCGACGAGGAGCTGTACAGCAGCGTCGCGGAGGCCGAGGCCGCGGTGCGTGGCCGTGGCCGCCGCCGGGCGACCCGCAAGGGGTCCGCTCCGGCCCGGCCGCAGCCTGCTGTCGCCGAAGTGACCCCGTCCGTCATCGAGGTGGAGGCGGCCCCGGCCGTCGTGGCCCCCGAGGTGGCCCCGGAGCCGGAGGCGGCCCCCACGGGTCGTGTGCGCCGTCGTGCCACCCGCAGGGTGTCGGCCCCGGTCGGTGCCCCGGTGGAGACGGAGTCCGTGACCGCCGAGCCGGTGACCGAGGTCGCCGAGCCGGTGTCGGCCCCGGTCGCCGTCGAGCCCGAGCCGGTCGTGGAGGCGGGTCCCCCGGTCTTCGGCCGTCGGCGTGCCGCGCGCAGGGCGTCGGCCCCGGCCGGTGCCCCCGCCGGGACGGCCGCCGTCGAGCAGGTGACCCCCGCGGTCCCGGCCGTGGAGGCCGAGCCCGAGCCGGGCGCCACGTCGGCCGTCGAGCCCGTCGCCGAGGTGGCCGAGGCTCCCGCGCCGCAGGCGCGTCGCCGGGTGACCCGGAAGGTCACTGCACCCGCCGGGGCTCCGGCGGACGCGGCCGAGGGTGTCGTCGTCGTGGTGCCCACCGGGCCGGTGGCCGAGGCCGAAGCAGAGGCCGAGGTGACCGCGCCGGCGGTCAAGAAGGCGGCTCGCAAGACCGCCAAGAAGGCCACGGCGAAGAAGGCGGCTGTGAAGAAGACGGCGGCCAAGAAGACGGCGGCGAAGAAGACGACGGCCAAGAAGGCCTCGAAGAAGACCGCGGCGGCGGAGCAGACGCTCCCGTCCGTCTCGGCCTCCGCCGAGGACTGA
- a CDS encoding TIGR03936 family radical SAM-associated protein: protein MQRIRLRYTKRGRLRFTSHRDFQRAFERALRRAEVPMAYSAGFTPHPKVSYANAAPTGTGSEAEYLEIALTESRDPGTLRKLLDESLPDGLDITDAVEARTSGLADRLTASVWELRLEGVEPADAERAVGAFLAAETIEVERRTKNGIRKFDARGAVANLEALRPQSDRPGDGPCAILRLVVRHVTPAVRPDDVLSGLRAVADLAPPVPAAVTRLAQGLFDEESGTVTDPLAPDREAAPAAPPTAAGSAAATAPEGPAA from the coding sequence GTGCAGCGCATCCGACTGCGCTACACCAAGCGCGGCCGCCTCCGGTTCACCAGCCACCGTGACTTCCAGCGCGCCTTCGAGCGTGCGCTGCGCCGCGCCGAGGTGCCCATGGCGTACTCGGCGGGCTTCACGCCGCACCCGAAGGTGTCGTACGCCAACGCCGCACCCACGGGTACGGGCAGCGAGGCCGAGTATCTGGAGATCGCTCTCACCGAGTCCCGGGACCCCGGGACGCTGCGCAAGCTGCTCGACGAGTCGCTGCCCGACGGGCTCGACATCACGGACGCCGTCGAGGCCCGTACGTCCGGACTCGCCGATCGGCTGACCGCATCCGTGTGGGAGCTGCGGCTCGAAGGAGTGGAGCCCGCGGACGCCGAGCGTGCCGTCGGAGCGTTCCTCGCCGCCGAGACAATCGAGGTTGAACGCCGCACCAAGAACGGCATCCGGAAGTTCGACGCGCGTGGGGCCGTAGCGAATTTGGAGGCGCTTCGTCCACAGTCTGATAGGCCGGGGGACGGGCCCTGTGCGATACTGCGGCTGGTTGTTCGGCACGTGACACCTGCCGTTCGACCCGACGACGTCCTGTCCGGTCTCCGAGCTGTGGCCGACCTGGCGCCGCCGGTCCCCGCAGCGGTGACCAGGCTGGCGCAGGGGCTCTTCGACGAGGAGTCCGGCACGGTGACCGACCCGCTCGCGCCCGACCGCGAGGCAGCCCCGGCCGCTCCACCCACGGCCGCCGGGTCCGCCGCCGCGACGGCGCCGGAAGGTCCCGCCGCGTAG
- a CDS encoding GOLPH3/VPS74 family protein: MTTARDLLIIAMDVAPSRPVEQGDLSLALAGAEAIDLLGSQAITLDGDRIVPGYRPTLADRLLDEAASSLIREAPHESVDDWLWRRGRGLSSTYLTALEAEGQLTRQGRRGFLTRTSRVELVDSPDRRRAADRWTSNEPVLAALASAVGIRDARTGEPPSVDDDAVATVLAAVNDALLELEAVRRRRAIEEAAFDNIWRGE, translated from the coding sequence ATGACCACAGCGCGGGACCTGTTGATCATCGCCATGGACGTGGCGCCCAGTCGTCCCGTGGAGCAGGGCGACCTGTCGCTCGCGCTCGCGGGGGCCGAGGCGATCGATCTCCTCGGGTCACAGGCCATCACCCTGGACGGCGACCGCATCGTGCCCGGCTACCGCCCGACGCTCGCCGACCGCCTGTTGGACGAGGCCGCGTCGTCGCTCATCCGTGAGGCGCCGCACGAGTCGGTCGACGACTGGTTGTGGCGCAGGGGCCGGGGACTGTCGTCGACCTACCTGACCGCCCTGGAGGCGGAAGGGCAACTCACTCGGCAGGGCCGCCGCGGCTTCCTCACCCGGACCAGCCGTGTGGAGCTGGTCGATTCACCCGATCGCCGCCGAGCGGCGGACCGCTGGACGTCGAACGAGCCGGTCCTCGCCGCCCTCGCCTCAGCCGTCGGAATCCGCGACGCGCGGACCGGGGAGCCCCCGAGCGTGGACGACGACGCGGTGGCGACCGTGCTGGCCGCCGTCAACGACGCGTTGCTGGAACTGGAGGCCGTACGCCGGCGACGAGCCATCGAGGAGGCGGCCTTCGACAACATCTGGCGAGGCGAATGA
- a CDS encoding TIGR03960 family B12-binding radical SAM protein produces the protein MSASVFPQLEALLPHVQKPIQYVGGELNSTVKPWEECDVRWALMYPDAYEVGLPNQGVMILYEVLNEREGVLAERTYSVWPDLEELMREHRVPQFTVDSHRPVKAFDVFGLSFSTELGYTNMLTALDLAGIPLSAADRTIDDPIVLAGGHAAFNPEPIAEFIDCAVIGDGEQAVLEITDIIRAWKAEGRPGGREELLFRLARTGGVYVPGFYDVEYLPDGRIGRVVPNRSGVPWRVSKHTVMDLDEWPYPKQPLVPLAETVHERMSVEIFRGCTRGCRFCQAGMITRPVRERSITGIGEMVDRGLRATGFEEVGLLSLSSADHSEIGDIAKGLADRYEADKIGLSLPSTRVDAFNVDLANELTRNGRRSGLTFAPEGGSERMRKVINKMVSEEDLIRTVATAYGNGWRQVKLYFMCGLPTETDDDVLQIADMAMNVIAKGREVSKSNDIRCTVSIGGFVPKPHTPFQWAPQLSAEETDARLEKLRDKIRGDKKYGRSIGFRYHDGKPGIVEGLLSRGDRRIGAVIRAVYEDGGRFDGWREHFSYDRWMDCAAKTLPESGVDVDWYTTRERTYEEVLPWDHLDSGLDKDWLWEDWQDALDETEVEDCRWTPCFDCGVCPQMQTSIQIGPTGKKLLPLSVVNSSGQ, from the coding sequence ATGTCCGCATCGGTCTTCCCACAGCTCGAGGCCCTGCTCCCGCACGTGCAGAAGCCGATCCAGTACGTCGGTGGTGAGCTCAACTCCACGGTCAAACCGTGGGAGGAGTGTGACGTCCGTTGGGCGCTCATGTACCCGGACGCGTACGAGGTCGGTCTGCCCAACCAGGGCGTCATGATCCTCTACGAGGTACTCAACGAGCGTGAGGGCGTCCTCGCCGAGCGCACCTACAGCGTGTGGCCGGACCTCGAGGAGCTGATGCGCGAGCACCGCGTGCCGCAGTTCACGGTGGATTCACATCGACCCGTAAAGGCTTTCGATGTGTTCGGCCTGAGCTTCTCCACGGAGCTCGGCTACACCAACATGCTCACGGCTCTCGACCTCGCCGGCATTCCGCTCAGCGCGGCGGACCGCACCATCGACGACCCGATCGTCCTCGCGGGCGGCCACGCGGCCTTCAACCCCGAGCCGATCGCGGAGTTCATCGACTGCGCGGTCATCGGCGACGGTGAGCAGGCGGTGCTCGAGATCACGGACATCATCCGCGCCTGGAAGGCCGAGGGCCGCCCCGGCGGTCGCGAGGAGCTGCTCTTCCGCCTCGCCCGCACCGGTGGTGTGTACGTCCCCGGCTTCTACGACGTCGAGTACCTGCCGGACGGCCGCATCGGCCGTGTCGTGCCGAACCGCTCCGGCGTGCCGTGGCGCGTGTCCAAGCACACCGTCATGGACCTGGACGAGTGGCCGTACCCGAAGCAGCCGCTCGTCCCGCTCGCCGAGACCGTCCATGAGCGGATGTCCGTCGAGATCTTCCGCGGCTGCACCCGCGGCTGCCGTTTCTGCCAGGCCGGCATGATCACGCGCCCCGTGCGGGAGCGAAGCATCACCGGCATCGGCGAGATGGTGGACAGGGGCCTGCGCGCGACCGGCTTCGAGGAGGTCGGCCTGCTCTCCCTCTCCTCCGCGGACCACAGCGAGATCGGTGACATCGCGAAGGGTCTTGCCGACCGGTACGAGGCGGACAAGATCGGTCTGTCCCTCCCGTCCACCCGTGTCGACGCGTTCAACGTCGACCTGGCGAACGAGCTGACCCGTAACGGCCGCCGTTCCGGTCTGACCTTCGCTCCCGAGGGCGGCTCCGAGCGCATGCGCAAGGTCATCAACAAGATGGTCTCGGAGGAGGACCTGATCCGTACGGTCGCCACGGCCTACGGCAACGGCTGGCGCCAGGTGAAGCTGTACTTCATGTGCGGCCTGCCGACCGAGACGGACGACGACGTCCTCCAGATCGCCGACATGGCGATGAACGTCATCGCCAAGGGCCGCGAGGTGTCGAAGTCCAACGACATCCGCTGCACGGTGTCGATCGGCGGTTTCGTGCCGAAGCCGCACACCCCCTTCCAGTGGGCGCCGCAGCTCTCGGCCGAGGAGACCGACGCGCGTCTGGAGAAGCTGCGCGACAAGATCCGCGGCGACAAGAAGTACGGCCGTTCGATCGGCTTCCGGTACCACGACGGCAAGCCCGGCATCGTCGAGGGCCTGCTCTCCCGCGGCGACCGGCGCATCGGCGCGGTGATCCGCGCGGTGTACGAGGACGGCGGCCGCTTCGACGGCTGGCGTGAGCACTTCTCGTACGACCGCTGGATGGACTGCGCGGCGAAGACGCTGCCGGAGTCCGGTGTCGACGTCGACTGGTACACCACGCGTGAGCGCACGTACGAGGAGGTCCTGCCCTGGGATCACCTGGACTCCGGTCTGGACAAGGACTGGCTCTGGGAGGACTGGCAGGACGCCCTCGACGAGACCGAGGTCGAGGACTGCCGCTGGACGCCGTGCTTCGACTGTGGCGTGTGTCCTCAGATGCAGACGTCGATCCAGATCGGCCCGACCGGCAAGAAGCTGCTTCCGCTGAGCGTCGTCAACAGCTCCGGCCAGTAA
- a CDS encoding CYTH and CHAD domain-containing protein, producing MADTKREIERKYEASADTRLPDLTRVAGVAAVLDKGVAELDAVYYDTPGLRLAADGITLRRRTGGDDAGWHLKFPVTTGIRDEIRAPLTDTLPSSLSGLLRSRIRDSELKPVVRLLSSREVRHLVDGDGTLLAELSVDTVLAERLTDGGATVSWTEIEVELADVGDPALLDAVDKRLRKADIRPSEAPSKLSRALAETGTVPEPPKKQAKPKTAGDHVLAYVHAQRDAIVELDPAVRRDLPDSVHRMRVATRRMRSVFRSYRRVLDRETTRPIGVELKWLAAELGVDRDREVLTERLDERLGELPEELVVGPVRTRLDTWSHATEAGSRERLTAVLDGKRYLTLLETLDVLLADPPLLPKSAGKPKKVIAKAVRRDHARLAAHIDEAMAKEPGSERDVALHESRKDAKRLRYAAEAAEPALGDPAADIVSAAKSLQTLLGDHQDSVMARTTLRDDLAVQAHDAGESTFTYGVLYGREEQRAAKDEAELPAAWAKAAELSA from the coding sequence ATGGCGGACACAAAGCGCGAAATCGAGCGGAAATACGAAGCCAGTGCGGACACCCGGCTGCCCGATCTGACCCGGGTGGCCGGGGTGGCGGCCGTCCTCGACAAGGGCGTCGCCGAGCTGGACGCCGTCTACTACGACACCCCCGGACTGCGGCTCGCCGCCGACGGCATCACCCTGCGCCGCAGGACCGGCGGCGACGACGCGGGCTGGCATCTGAAATTCCCGGTCACGACCGGCATCCGTGACGAGATCCGCGCCCCGCTCACCGACACCCTGCCGAGCTCCCTGTCCGGCCTGCTCCGCTCCCGCATCCGCGACTCCGAGCTCAAGCCCGTCGTACGGCTCCTCTCCTCCCGCGAAGTCCGCCACCTGGTCGACGGGGACGGCACCCTGCTCGCCGAGCTCAGCGTCGACACGGTCCTCGCCGAACGCCTCACCGACGGCGGTGCCACGGTGTCCTGGACCGAGATCGAGGTCGAACTGGCCGACGTCGGCGACCCGGCGCTGCTGGACGCCGTCGACAAACGCCTCCGCAAGGCGGACATCCGTCCGTCCGAGGCCCCGTCCAAGCTGTCCCGGGCCCTGGCCGAGACCGGCACGGTACCCGAGCCGCCCAAGAAGCAGGCCAAGCCGAAGACCGCCGGCGACCACGTCCTCGCGTACGTACATGCCCAGCGGGACGCCATCGTCGAGCTCGACCCCGCCGTGCGCCGCGACCTCCCCGACTCCGTGCACCGCATGCGCGTCGCCACCCGCCGGATGCGCAGCGTCTTCCGCTCGTACCGCCGTGTCCTCGACCGCGAGACCACCCGCCCCATCGGCGTCGAACTCAAATGGCTGGCCGCCGAACTGGGCGTCGACCGCGACCGGGAAGTGCTCACCGAGCGGCTGGACGAACGACTCGGCGAACTGCCCGAAGAGCTGGTCGTCGGCCCGGTCCGCACCCGCCTGGACACCTGGTCGCACGCCACCGAGGCCGGCTCGCGCGAGCGGCTGACGGCCGTCCTCGACGGCAAGCGCTACCTCACTCTGCTGGAGACCCTCGACGTCCTGCTCGCCGACCCGCCGCTGCTGCCCAAGTCCGCCGGGAAGCCGAAGAAGGTGATCGCCAAGGCGGTTCGCCGCGACCACGCCCGCCTCGCCGCACATATCGACGAGGCCATGGCCAAGGAGCCCGGCAGCGAACGCGACGTCGCCCTGCACGAGTCCCGGAAGGACGCCAAGCGCCTGCGCTACGCGGCGGAGGCCGCGGAACCGGCCCTCGGCGACCCGGCCGCGGACATCGTCAGCGCGGCGAAGTCCCTGCAGACCCTGCTCGGCGACCACCAGGACAGCGTCATGGCCCGCACCACCCTGCGGGACGACCTGGCTGTCCAGGCGCATGACGCGGGGGAGAGCACATTCACGTACGGGGTGTTGTACGGCAGGGAGGAGCAGCGAGCGGCGAAGGACGAGGCGGAGCTGCCGGCGGCGTGGGCGAAGGCGGCGGAGCTGTCGGCGTAA
- the rodA gene encoding rod shape-determining protein RodA, with translation MAGANNFSVPRYAPDKGAWTKLTARDSVLRRLDWTMLLSALALSLLGALLVWSATRNRTELNQGDPYYFLFRHILNTGIGLTLMAGTIWLGHRTLRGAVPFLYGLSVVLVLAVLTPLGATINGAHAWIVIGGGFSLQPSEFTKITIILGMAVLLAARVDAGDQEHPDHRTVLKALGMAVLPVLIIMLMPDLGSVMVIAVIVLGVLLASGASNRWIFGLIGAGVIGAVLVATLGLLDEYQINRFAAFANPELDPAGVGYNTNQARIAIGSGGLLGTGLFKGSQTTGQFVPEQQTDFVFTVAGEELGFIGAGLIILLLGVVLWRACRIARETTELYGTIVAAGIIAWFAFQSFENIGMTLGIMPVAGLPLPFVSYGGSSMFAVWIAIGLLQSIRVQRPISA, from the coding sequence ATGGCAGGCGCCAACAACTTCTCCGTCCCGCGTTACGCCCCCGACAAGGGGGCCTGGACCAAGCTCACCGCGCGCGACTCCGTGCTGCGCCGGCTCGACTGGACGATGCTCCTGTCGGCCCTCGCGCTGTCCCTCCTCGGCGCGCTGCTGGTGTGGTCCGCGACCCGCAACCGCACCGAGCTCAACCAGGGCGATCCGTACTACTTCCTCTTCCGGCACATCCTGAACACCGGTATCGGGCTTACCCTGATGGCCGGCACGATCTGGCTGGGACACCGCACCCTGCGGGGTGCCGTGCCCTTCCTCTACGGGCTCTCGGTCGTCCTGGTCCTGGCCGTCCTCACCCCGCTCGGCGCGACCATCAACGGCGCGCACGCATGGATCGTGATCGGCGGCGGCTTCTCGCTCCAGCCTTCCGAGTTCACCAAGATCACGATCATTCTGGGCATGGCGGTGCTGCTCGCCGCCCGCGTCGACGCGGGCGACCAGGAGCACCCCGACCACCGCACGGTGCTCAAGGCCCTGGGCATGGCCGTACTGCCGGTATTGATCATCATGCTGATGCCGGACCTCGGCTCGGTCATGGTGATAGCGGTGATCGTGCTCGGCGTGCTCCTCGCCTCGGGTGCCTCCAACCGGTGGATCTTCGGCCTGATCGGCGCGGGTGTGATCGGCGCCGTGCTCGTCGCCACGCTCGGCCTGCTCGACGAGTACCAGATCAACCGGTTCGCCGCCTTCGCCAACCCGGAACTCGACCCGGCGGGCGTCGGCTACAACACCAACCAGGCGCGCATCGCCATCGGTTCCGGCGGACTGCTGGGCACCGGCCTCTTCAAGGGCTCCCAGACCACCGGCCAGTTCGTCCCCGAACAGCAGACCGACTTCGTCTTCACCGTCGCGGGTGAGGAACTGGGCTTCATCGGCGCGGGCCTCATCATCCTCCTGCTCGGCGTGGTGCTCTGGCGGGCCTGCCGGATCGCCCGCGAAACCACCGAGCTGTACGGCACGATCGTCGCCGCCGGCATCATCGCCTGGTTCGCGTTCCAGTCCTTCGAGAACATCGGGATGACGCTCGGCATCATGCCGGTCGCGGGCCTCCCCCTGCCGTTCGTTTCGTACGGCGGCTCCTCGATGTTCGCCGTCTGGATCGCGATCGGCCTGCTGCAGTCCATCCGGGTACAACGACCGATAAGCGCATAG